The proteins below are encoded in one region of Catenulispora sp. GP43:
- a CDS encoding sugar phosphate nucleotidyltransferase — translation MTEAILLVGGKGTRLRPLTVNTPKPMLPVAGVPFLTHQLVRAKDAGVHRVVFATAYKAEVFEQYFGDGSDLGLELVYVTEDVPLDTAGAIRNVADKLTSAPDEPVLVFNGDILSGVDIAGLVEAHRERGADVTLHLSRVTDPRPFGLVPTDAEGWVTAFLEKPQRPEDIVTDQINAGCYVFQRSRIDEIPAGRRVSVERETFPGLLTAGAKVLGVVEQSYWLDLGTPAAFAKGSADLVMGVVTSSAVPSPAERGTAEALILAGARIADDAVADAGTTVGSGAVVESGARVSASVLESGAVIGAGAQVTCSIIGSGARIGANTVLDGVVIGDGAVIGADNELRAGARVWCGAVLPDKAVRFSSDE, via the coding sequence GTGACCGAAGCGATCCTTCTGGTGGGTGGCAAGGGCACACGCCTGCGCCCGCTGACGGTGAACACCCCCAAACCGATGCTTCCGGTCGCGGGCGTCCCGTTCCTGACCCACCAGCTGGTCCGCGCCAAGGACGCCGGGGTCCACCGCGTGGTGTTCGCCACCGCCTACAAGGCCGAGGTCTTCGAGCAGTACTTCGGCGACGGCTCCGACCTGGGCCTGGAGCTGGTCTACGTCACCGAGGACGTGCCGCTGGACACCGCCGGCGCCATCCGGAACGTGGCCGACAAGCTCACCAGCGCCCCGGACGAGCCGGTCCTGGTGTTCAACGGCGACATCCTGTCCGGGGTGGACATCGCCGGGCTGGTCGAGGCGCACCGCGAGCGCGGCGCCGACGTCACCCTGCACCTGTCCCGGGTGACCGACCCGCGCCCCTTCGGCCTGGTCCCCACCGACGCCGAGGGCTGGGTGACGGCCTTCCTGGAGAAGCCGCAGCGCCCCGAGGACATCGTCACCGACCAGATCAACGCCGGCTGCTACGTCTTCCAGCGCTCCCGCATCGACGAGATCCCCGCCGGCCGCCGGGTCTCGGTGGAGCGCGAGACCTTCCCGGGCCTGCTCACCGCCGGCGCCAAGGTGCTCGGCGTGGTCGAGCAGTCCTACTGGCTGGACCTGGGCACGCCGGCGGCGTTCGCCAAGGGCTCGGCCGACCTGGTGATGGGCGTCGTGACCTCCTCCGCGGTGCCCTCGCCGGCCGAGCGCGGCACCGCCGAGGCGCTGATCCTGGCCGGCGCGCGGATCGCCGACGACGCGGTGGCCGACGCCGGCACCACCGTCGGCTCCGGCGCGGTTGTCGAGTCCGGCGCCCGGGTGAGCGCCTCGGTCCTGGAGTCCGGCGCGGTGATCGGCGCCGGAGCACAGGTGACGTGCTCGATCATCGGCTCCGGCGCCCGCATCGGCGCGAACACCGTGCTGGACGGCGTGGTGATCGGCGACGGCGCGGTGATCGGCGCGGACAACGAGCTGCGGGCCGGCGCGCGCGTCTGGTGCGGGGCGGTGCTGCCGGACAAGGCCGTGCGGTTCTCCAGCGACGAGTAG
- a CDS encoding TIGR03089 family protein, giving the protein MTAANSSFPDVWRDALALGPSRPFLTYYDDHTGERVELSYATFDNWVAKTANLIQDELALAPGDEVAILLPTHWQTPIWLLACWTAGVVASVGEDSAAAERAAAVVAGPDRLAEALACKGERIALALRPLGAPFPSVPQGFTDYAAVAPAQPDVFVPYSPVTADSPALVADGNSWTHGEMVRDAADAAARWGLRTGSRVLSGCAYDSRPEIRAAFTSELAVGASLVLCRNVDPARLPGRMASEKVNARVASLSGGGGGESGTAEGTLGVLPVE; this is encoded by the coding sequence GTGACCGCAGCGAACAGTAGTTTCCCGGACGTGTGGCGGGATGCACTTGCCCTGGGCCCGTCCCGGCCGTTCCTGACGTACTACGACGACCACACCGGCGAACGCGTGGAGTTGTCCTACGCCACGTTCGACAACTGGGTCGCCAAGACCGCCAACCTGATCCAGGACGAACTGGCGCTGGCGCCCGGCGACGAGGTCGCGATCCTGCTGCCGACGCACTGGCAGACCCCGATCTGGCTGCTGGCCTGCTGGACCGCCGGCGTGGTGGCCAGCGTCGGCGAGGACTCGGCGGCCGCCGAGCGCGCCGCGGCCGTGGTCGCCGGCCCGGACCGGCTGGCCGAGGCGCTGGCGTGCAAGGGCGAGCGGATCGCGCTGGCGCTGCGACCGCTGGGCGCGCCGTTCCCCAGCGTTCCTCAAGGTTTCACCGATTACGCCGCGGTCGCGCCGGCGCAGCCGGACGTGTTCGTGCCGTACTCCCCCGTCACCGCCGACAGCCCGGCCCTGGTCGCCGACGGGAACAGCTGGACCCACGGCGAGATGGTGCGGGACGCGGCCGACGCGGCGGCGCGGTGGGGCCTGCGCACCGGAAGCCGGGTTCTGAGCGGATGCGCCTATGATTCACGGCCGGAGATCCGCGCGGCTTTCACATCCGAGCTCGCCGTCGGCGCTTCCTTGGTACTGTGCCGGAATGTCGACCCGGCCAGACTGCCGGGGCGCATGGCTTCGGAGAAGGTGAACGCGCGGGTCGCGTCCCTGTCCGGAGGCGGTGGCGGTGAGAGTGGAACCGCTGAGGGCACTCTCGGCGTGCTTCCTGTCGAGTAA
- a CDS encoding LCP family protein, protein MAGERNEPLPWERAGRQSSGGYGDAQDAYGDGRDVPPPRRAARGPVPPSRGAEGYSDDTPGPPRGRGGYHYEADSGTDGELDAGGRGGRGGRTGRGAAIPAAAGRGRLAPKGIITISAASLAVTVIGAGAFTYQHFNGSINTFDTSGLSTNRPAEAAANAKGQRPENILLVGSDSRDNGNNAFGGGATGDGARSDTSILLHVYADHQHAVGISIPRDMMVNMPACDIDPKNPGKGQTKPQQNQFNAAFAVGNTSQGNVACEINTIESMSGIRVDHTVVVGFAAFAKLTDDIGGVQVCVPKDVSDAGGDNITLKKGIQTVKGQTALDYVREREGLGDGSDIGRTRRQQAFLGSMIKKVESDGVLNDPTTLSAIFNDALKYAQFDPGLGSLTALSGFASSMKGIDPAHIQFMTLPGHYRTQDGRVEMDPVAAGVIWNHLKSDTLLDGSNGSGASGAPTTPASTTSSAPPTTTAPPAPSISPSTISVLVRNGTTVTGLAGDATTSLQAQGYNAVTSHTTPPHTAVTTIVYGSSREEAKAKQLATLYPGAKVESGGSGTQIVVTLGDDYAAAHPKGGGAGGTTGAPTSGSTSGGSTTPSGTLPTDIANNSRTADQDICSGITEGYGAGTG, encoded by the coding sequence GTGGCAGGCGAGCGGAACGAGCCACTCCCGTGGGAGCGGGCAGGCCGGCAGTCTTCCGGCGGTTACGGCGACGCGCAGGACGCGTACGGCGATGGCCGCGACGTCCCGCCGCCCCGGCGCGCGGCCCGCGGCCCGGTCCCGCCCTCCCGCGGCGCTGAGGGCTACAGCGACGACACACCGGGGCCGCCCCGCGGCCGCGGCGGCTACCACTACGAGGCCGACAGCGGGACAGACGGCGAGCTCGACGCCGGCGGCCGCGGCGGACGCGGCGGACGGACCGGACGCGGCGCGGCCATACCCGCCGCCGCCGGACGCGGACGCCTGGCCCCCAAGGGCATCATCACGATCTCCGCGGCTTCGCTGGCGGTCACGGTGATAGGCGCCGGCGCCTTCACCTACCAGCACTTCAACGGCAGCATCAACACGTTCGACACCTCGGGCCTGTCGACCAACCGCCCGGCCGAGGCCGCGGCGAACGCCAAGGGCCAGCGCCCGGAGAACATCCTGCTGGTCGGCTCCGACAGCCGCGACAACGGCAACAACGCCTTCGGCGGCGGCGCGACCGGCGACGGGGCCCGCTCGGACACCTCGATCCTGCTGCACGTCTACGCCGACCACCAGCACGCCGTGGGCATCTCGATACCGCGCGACATGATGGTCAACATGCCGGCGTGCGACATCGACCCGAAGAACCCCGGCAAGGGCCAGACCAAGCCGCAGCAGAACCAGTTCAACGCGGCGTTCGCGGTCGGCAACACCTCGCAGGGCAACGTGGCCTGCGAGATCAACACCATAGAGTCGATGTCCGGGATCCGCGTCGACCACACCGTCGTCGTCGGCTTCGCGGCGTTCGCCAAGCTCACCGACGACATCGGCGGCGTGCAGGTCTGCGTGCCCAAGGACGTCAGCGACGCCGGCGGCGACAACATCACCCTGAAAAAGGGCATCCAGACGGTGAAGGGCCAGACCGCGCTGGACTACGTGCGCGAGCGCGAGGGCCTCGGCGACGGCTCGGACATCGGCCGCACCCGGCGCCAGCAGGCGTTCCTGGGCTCGATGATCAAGAAGGTGGAGAGCGACGGGGTCCTGAACGACCCGACGACCCTGAGCGCCATCTTCAACGACGCGCTGAAGTACGCGCAGTTCGACCCGGGCCTGGGCAGCCTGACCGCACTGTCGGGCTTCGCCTCGTCGATGAAGGGGATCGACCCGGCGCACATCCAGTTCATGACGCTGCCGGGCCACTACCGGACCCAGGACGGCCGGGTGGAGATGGACCCGGTGGCCGCCGGCGTGATCTGGAACCACCTCAAAAGCGACACCCTGCTGGACGGCAGCAACGGCTCCGGCGCCTCGGGCGCGCCGACCACGCCCGCCTCGACGACGTCCTCGGCGCCGCCGACCACCACGGCTCCGCCGGCGCCGTCGATCTCACCGTCGACCATCTCGGTCCTGGTGCGCAACGGCACCACGGTCACCGGCCTGGCCGGCGACGCGACGACCTCGCTGCAGGCGCAGGGCTACAACGCGGTGACCAGCCACACCACCCCGCCGCACACCGCCGTGACCACGATCGTCTACGGCAGCTCGCGCGAGGAGGCCAAGGCCAAGCAGCTCGCCACGCTGTACCCGGGCGCGAAGGTCGAGTCCGGCGGCTCCGGCACGCAGATCGTGGTGACGCTCGGCGACGACTACGCCGCGGCGCACCCGAAGGGCGGCGGCGCCGGCGGGACGACCGGTGCGCCCACCTCGGGCTCCACCTCCGGCGGCTCGACGACCCCGAGCGGGACGCTGCCGACCGACATCGCGAACAACTCGCGGACGGCCGACCAGGACATCTGCTCGGGCATCACCGAGGGTTACGGGGCCGGGACCGGCTGA
- a CDS encoding LCP family protein, with protein MDDQPTEPADRGSMPRRRVVMICATSLAVLAVAGTTGLWTLYNRLNDNIRTVDIHADDTPGPADTMKPVPGSPSSSSRDSMNVLLIGSDDRDGANAQYGDANSGARSDTTMLLHVAADRKSATVASIPRDTMVQTPACTEPNGTRSQPQFGMFNAAFSIGGPACTVKTVESISGLRVDHVLVVDFTGFKKIIDAIGGVPVHLDQPVNDPDSHLNLPAGTTVVDGEQALAFVRARHNLGDGSDIGRMSRQQQFLDSALQTLADNGTLDDPAKLYKVLDAATKALTTDPALGSLPALADFASDLKQVPRQQITYLTVPWQWYQPDPNRVQLAPLAQELFTAMRQDTAVPADVLALSAKQGEQTTS; from the coding sequence ATGGACGACCAGCCCACGGAACCGGCGGACCGCGGCTCGATGCCGCGCCGCAGAGTCGTCATGATCTGCGCGACCTCGCTGGCCGTGCTGGCCGTCGCCGGCACGACCGGACTGTGGACCCTGTACAACCGTTTGAACGACAACATCAGGACCGTCGACATCCACGCCGACGACACGCCGGGCCCGGCGGACACCATGAAGCCCGTACCCGGCAGCCCGTCCTCCAGCAGCCGCGACTCGATGAACGTCCTGCTGATCGGCTCCGACGACCGGGACGGGGCGAACGCGCAGTACGGCGACGCCAACTCCGGCGCCCGGTCGGACACCACGATGCTGCTGCACGTCGCCGCCGACCGGAAGAGCGCGACCGTGGCCTCGATCCCGCGCGACACGATGGTGCAGACCCCCGCGTGCACCGAGCCGAACGGCACGCGGTCCCAGCCGCAGTTCGGGATGTTCAACGCGGCCTTCTCCATCGGCGGGCCGGCCTGCACGGTGAAGACCGTCGAGTCCATCAGCGGCCTGAGGGTCGACCACGTCCTGGTCGTCGACTTCACCGGCTTCAAGAAGATCATCGACGCCATCGGCGGCGTACCGGTCCACCTGGACCAGCCGGTCAACGACCCGGACTCGCACCTGAACCTGCCGGCCGGCACCACGGTCGTCGACGGCGAGCAGGCGCTGGCCTTCGTCCGCGCCCGCCACAACCTCGGCGACGGCTCGGACATCGGCCGGATGAGCCGCCAGCAGCAGTTCCTGGACTCCGCGCTGCAGACCCTGGCGGACAACGGGACCCTGGACGACCCGGCGAAGCTCTACAAGGTCCTGGACGCCGCCACCAAGGCGCTGACCACCGACCCCGCGCTCGGCTCGCTGCCGGCGCTGGCGGACTTCGCCTCGGACCTGAAGCAGGTGCCGCGGCAGCAGATCACGTACCTGACGGTGCCGTGGCAGTGGTACCAGCCGGATCCGAACCGGGTGCAGCTGGCGCCGCTGGCGCAGGAGCTGTTCACCGCGATGCGGCAGGACACGGCGGTGCCGGCGGACGTGCTGGCGCTGTCGGCGAAGCAGGGGGAGCAGACGACGTCGTGA
- a CDS encoding pyridoxamine 5'-phosphate oxidase family protein, protein MSALKPLRAKNLSLPKYGLDQLLWDEVELAVAAEVAGPGRSWYLTTLNPDGSPHTTGFGHTWLDGAVHFTTAPTVRKTRNLLADPRCTVAAPIEGFDVTFDGEAHRTDDPAVVAAIAAMYAAAGWPCRAEGDVITAPFSAPSAGPGPWQVYRIDVRSAVALKTTGDGGATKWWFR, encoded by the coding sequence ATGAGTGCGCTCAAGCCCCTGCGGGCCAAGAACCTGTCCCTGCCCAAGTACGGACTCGACCAGCTGCTCTGGGACGAGGTCGAGCTGGCGGTCGCCGCCGAGGTGGCCGGCCCCGGCCGCTCCTGGTACCTCACCACGCTGAACCCCGACGGCTCCCCGCACACCACCGGCTTCGGCCACACCTGGCTGGACGGCGCCGTCCACTTCACCACGGCCCCCACCGTCCGCAAGACCCGCAACCTGCTGGCCGACCCGCGCTGCACCGTCGCGGCCCCGATCGAGGGCTTCGACGTGACCTTCGACGGCGAGGCGCACCGGACCGACGACCCGGCGGTGGTCGCCGCGATCGCCGCGATGTACGCGGCCGCAGGCTGGCCCTGCCGGGCCGAGGGCGACGTGATCACCGCGCCGTTCAGCGCGCCGAGCGCGGGGCCGGGGCCCTGGCAGGTCTACCGGATCGACGTGCGCTCGGCGGTGGCGTTGAAGACCACCGGGGACGGCGGCGCGACGAAGTGGTGGTTCCGGTAG
- a CDS encoding HAD family hydrolase, translated as MPIRAIVLDIGGVLEMTPDTGLDQRWEAAFGPGWADRVGAVFDAGEIGRITLDDVHEQAAGILGVPTARFEAYMEDAWADYLGTYNTEMADYWRARRAEGYTTAIISNSFVGAREREEEAYRFSELTDLIVYSHEVGIKKPDAAIFELCLERLGLPAEQVVFVDDYGPHCEAARKLGMAAVRFEDTAQAIRDLDELLAEA; from the coding sequence ATGCCGATCCGCGCGATCGTCCTCGACATCGGCGGGGTCCTGGAAATGACCCCGGACACCGGCCTCGACCAGCGCTGGGAAGCGGCGTTCGGACCGGGCTGGGCCGACCGCGTCGGCGCGGTCTTCGACGCGGGCGAGATCGGCCGCATCACCCTCGACGACGTCCACGAACAGGCCGCCGGCATCCTCGGGGTGCCGACGGCCCGTTTCGAGGCGTACATGGAGGACGCCTGGGCCGACTACCTGGGCACCTACAACACCGAGATGGCCGACTACTGGCGCGCCCGCCGCGCCGAGGGCTACACCACCGCGATCATCAGCAACAGCTTCGTCGGCGCGCGCGAGCGCGAGGAGGAGGCGTACCGGTTCAGCGAGCTGACCGACCTGATCGTGTACTCCCACGAGGTCGGCATCAAGAAGCCGGACGCCGCCATCTTCGAGCTCTGTCTGGAGCGGCTCGGCCTGCCCGCGGAGCAGGTCGTCTTCGTCGACGACTACGGGCCGCACTGTGAGGCCGCCCGGAAACTCGGCATGGCCGCGGTGCGTTTCGAGGACACCGCGCAGGCCATCCGCGACCTCGACGAACTGCTGGCAGAAGCCTGA
- a CDS encoding nucleotide sugar dehydrogenase, with product MKISVIGMGKIGLPLAVQFASKGHQVYGVDVVPRVVDQINAGVEPFPGEAELDVRLPQAVSAGNLTATLDGVAAVADSDAVVVVVPVVVDEDAVPDFRAMDAATQTIAAGLKEAAANGRTGILLSYETTLPVHTTRARFLPALEAASGLNAGRDFLLCHSPERVYTGRVFADLRKYPKLVGGIDADSAAAAVAFYEAVLDFDERPDLKRGNGVWDLGSAEAAELAKLAETTYRDVNIGLANQFARFADRTGIDIFQVIEASNSQPFSHIHQPGPAVGGHCIPVYPRFYLFNDPEASIVRAARESNLAQPAYLVGLLEGLLGGTTGGGGLAGRTVLVLGAAYRGGGVKETAFSGVFGLVAALAGDGAQPVVSDPLYSAEELQALGLPAYVPGTEVAGIIVHTEHEEYRELAAADFPGVKVIVDGRNITDPAKWDGVARKVLGIA from the coding sequence GTGAAGATCAGCGTCATTGGAATGGGCAAGATCGGCCTGCCGCTGGCCGTCCAGTTCGCCTCGAAGGGGCACCAGGTCTACGGCGTCGACGTCGTGCCGCGCGTGGTCGACCAGATCAACGCCGGCGTGGAGCCCTTCCCCGGCGAGGCCGAGCTGGACGTGCGCCTTCCGCAGGCCGTCTCCGCGGGCAACCTCACGGCCACCCTGGACGGCGTCGCCGCGGTCGCCGACAGCGACGCGGTCGTCGTGGTGGTGCCGGTGGTCGTCGACGAGGACGCGGTGCCGGACTTCCGGGCCATGGACGCCGCCACCCAGACCATCGCCGCCGGCCTGAAGGAGGCCGCCGCCAACGGCCGCACCGGCATCCTGCTGAGCTACGAGACCACCCTGCCGGTCCACACCACCCGCGCGCGCTTCCTGCCCGCGCTGGAGGCCGCCTCGGGTCTGAACGCCGGCCGCGACTTCCTGCTCTGCCACAGCCCCGAGCGCGTGTACACCGGCCGGGTCTTCGCCGACCTGCGCAAGTACCCGAAGCTGGTCGGCGGGATCGACGCCGACTCGGCCGCGGCCGCCGTCGCGTTCTACGAGGCGGTGCTGGACTTCGACGAGCGCCCCGACCTCAAGCGCGGCAACGGCGTGTGGGACCTGGGCTCGGCCGAGGCCGCGGAGCTGGCCAAGCTGGCCGAGACCACGTACCGCGACGTCAACATCGGCCTGGCCAACCAGTTCGCGCGCTTCGCCGACCGCACCGGCATCGACATCTTCCAGGTGATCGAGGCCTCCAACAGCCAGCCGTTCAGCCACATCCACCAGCCCGGCCCGGCGGTCGGCGGCCACTGCATCCCGGTCTACCCGCGCTTCTACCTGTTCAACGACCCCGAGGCCTCGATCGTGCGCGCGGCCCGCGAGTCCAACCTGGCGCAGCCGGCGTACCTGGTCGGCCTGCTGGAGGGGCTGCTCGGCGGCACGACCGGCGGCGGCGGGCTGGCCGGCCGCACGGTGCTGGTGCTCGGCGCGGCCTACCGCGGCGGCGGCGTGAAGGAGACGGCGTTCTCCGGCGTCTTCGGCCTGGTCGCGGCGCTGGCCGGGGACGGTGCCCAGCCGGTCGTGTCCGACCCGCTGTACAGCGCCGAGGAGTTGCAGGCGCTCGGCCTGCCGGCCTACGTGCCCGGCACCGAGGTCGCGGGCATCATCGTGCACACCGAGCACGAGGAGTACCGCGAGCTGGCGGCCGCGGACTTCCCCGGCGTGAAGGTGATCGTCGACGGCCGCAACATCACCGACCCGGCCAAATGGGACGGCGTCGCGCGCAAGGTCCTCGGGATCGCCTGA
- a CDS encoding glycosyltransferase family 2 protein produces MTDPELTVIVPTRERPELLKETVDSIVASARAASDKLGATVRVLVVDDASPTDSTREAVSALGASAAAAGTGVSVDYARVEVHDGRKDPGAAIALGVSLADSRYLTIFGDDDIMLPEHITLHLRNMRNGADVSAASYYITDGQLNRQYAKRRRAAHLGDLLVGRIDVNDGAFVRTELIQAVELDPALLAQMLYPVWATLLIDGRKFVYSRTPSFLYRRHDANISSVNKNAEDAALRTSLQEKYQALASEKLGSVPEPRKVDWARHKREWRYSKKGYVRWRMAATELAVKRNPVVRKAFRMPPLPPKKS; encoded by the coding sequence GTGACCGACCCTGAACTCACAGTCATCGTCCCGACTCGCGAGCGGCCGGAACTGCTGAAGGAGACGGTGGATTCCATCGTCGCCTCGGCCCGCGCCGCCTCGGACAAACTCGGGGCCACGGTGCGGGTGCTGGTGGTGGACGACGCGTCGCCGACGGACTCCACGCGCGAGGCGGTCTCCGCTCTGGGCGCCTCCGCCGCCGCGGCCGGCACCGGAGTCAGCGTCGACTACGCACGCGTCGAGGTTCACGACGGCCGCAAGGACCCGGGCGCCGCGATCGCGCTGGGCGTCTCCTTGGCGGACTCCCGCTACCTGACCATCTTCGGCGACGACGACATCATGCTGCCGGAGCACATCACGCTGCATCTGCGGAACATGCGGAACGGCGCCGACGTGTCGGCGGCTTCGTACTACATCACCGACGGCCAGCTGAACCGCCAGTACGCGAAGCGCCGCCGCGCCGCGCACCTCGGCGACCTGCTCGTCGGCCGGATCGACGTGAACGACGGCGCCTTCGTCCGCACCGAACTGATCCAGGCGGTGGAACTCGACCCGGCGCTGCTGGCGCAGATGCTGTACCCGGTGTGGGCGACGCTGCTGATCGACGGGCGGAAGTTCGTGTACTCGCGCACCCCGTCGTTCCTGTACCGCCGCCACGACGCGAACATCAGCAGCGTCAACAAGAACGCCGAGGACGCCGCCCTGCGCACCTCGCTGCAGGAGAAGTACCAGGCGCTGGCTTCGGAGAAGCTGGGCTCGGTCCCCGAGCCGCGCAAGGTGGACTGGGCGCGGCACAAGCGGGAGTGGCGGTACTCGAAGAAGGGTTATGTGCGCTGGCGGATGGCCGCCACGGAGTTGGCGGTGAAGCGGAATCCGGTGGTGCGGAAGGCTTTTCGGATGCCGCCGTTGCCGCCCAAGAAGTCGTAA
- a CDS encoding YbhN family protein: MVSHSSGSSYGRRAPRTEEDAAAQSAAPQPGLAEAERDSAPAAALPVEQSGAASSAADVAAAEPERASGATETLAEPQQQPQPDTDADPDEPPRVTPNRRGQIARLAFLALTLAAGAYAVGRQWTRVQQGFAELGPVPLLVALIPALASVVAMMLAWRGLLGSLGSPLRLRPAARIFFTSQLGKYLPGSVWPVVAQMQLGRAYRIPRARSAAAAALAMLVSLSSALVLAAATLPLGGGTDAAGYRWAFAVVPLLLAGLHPKVANPALRTLFRLTRRPAIEPLTARTIAETAARSVVGWLLAGLHIWVLAVALGATPGRTLLLAIGGYAFAWSVGFIIVFAPAGAGVRELILVAALQPVLDPGKATVVALASRLVTIVADLVAAAVTAREGRAGKGDAATGDATVTEAAGVSA; encoded by the coding sequence ATGGTCAGCCACAGTAGCGGTTCCAGCTATGGCCGGCGGGCCCCCCGGACGGAAGAGGACGCGGCCGCGCAGAGCGCCGCGCCCCAGCCGGGCCTTGCCGAGGCCGAGCGGGACTCCGCACCTGCCGCCGCCCTGCCGGTGGAGCAGTCCGGCGCCGCATCTTCCGCTGCCGACGTCGCCGCAGCTGAGCCGGAGCGGGCTTCTGGCGCCACCGAAACTCTCGCCGAGCCACAGCAACAGCCGCAGCCAGACACCGACGCCGACCCCGACGAGCCCCCGCGCGTCACCCCCAACCGCCGCGGCCAGATCGCCCGCCTGGCGTTCCTGGCCCTCACCCTCGCGGCCGGCGCCTACGCCGTCGGCCGCCAGTGGACCCGCGTCCAGCAGGGTTTCGCCGAACTCGGCCCGGTGCCCCTGCTCGTCGCCCTCATCCCGGCCCTGGCCTCGGTGGTGGCGATGATGCTGGCGTGGCGCGGCCTGCTCGGCTCGCTGGGCTCGCCCCTTCGCCTGCGGCCCGCGGCCCGCATCTTCTTCACCAGCCAGCTCGGCAAGTACCTGCCCGGCTCGGTCTGGCCGGTGGTCGCGCAGATGCAGCTCGGCCGCGCGTACCGCATCCCCCGCGCCCGCAGCGCGGCGGCCGCGGCCCTGGCGATGCTGGTGTCCCTGTCGTCGGCGCTGGTGCTGGCCGCCGCGACCCTGCCCCTGGGCGGCGGCACGGACGCCGCCGGCTACCGCTGGGCCTTCGCCGTGGTTCCGCTCCTGCTGGCGGGCCTGCATCCCAAGGTCGCGAACCCGGCCCTGCGCACCCTCTTCCGCCTGACCCGCCGCCCCGCCATCGAGCCGCTCACCGCTCGTACCATCGCCGAGACGGCGGCCCGCAGCGTGGTCGGCTGGCTCCTGGCCGGACTCCACATCTGGGTCCTGGCCGTCGCCCTCGGCGCCACCCCCGGCCGCACCCTCCTGCTGGCCATCGGCGGCTACGCCTTCGCCTGGAGCGTCGGCTTCATCATCGTCTTCGCCCCCGCCGGAGCCGGCGTCCGCGAACTGATCCTCGTCGCCGCCCTCCAGCCGGTCCTGGACCCCGGCAAGGCGACCGTGGTCGCGCTGGCCTCCCGCCTGGTGACCATCGTCGCCGACCTCGTCGCCGCCGCCGTCACCGCCCGCGAAGGCCGTGCCGGCAAGGGAGACGCGGCCACCGGCGACGCGACGGTGACGGAAGCCGCCGGCGTCAGCGCTTAG
- a CDS encoding glycosyltransferase, whose product MRVLIFGTYDVAAHPRVGVIAEGLRSAGHEVRECNAPLGFDTAARVKMLAQPWRVPALGVRLARCWARLARQARRGPRPDVVVVGYLGHFDVHLARLLFGRRRVVLDHLIGAADTGRDRQVSHGVRQPLLRAIDAAALGAARVVVVDTEEHRETLPAKHRAHAVVVPVGAPDEWFAPEDAPKPADGPLRVVFYGLFTPLQGAATIGGAIARLAGRPVAFTMVGGGQDKAETVRNAGDAGNVTWHDWVPAAELPRLVAEHDVCLGIFGTGPKALRVVPNKVYQGAAAGCAIVTSDTPPQRRALDGAARYVAPGDADALADALADLAADPGELAKLKHASSNAARERFTPARVVEPLLAKLDELGFGG is encoded by the coding sequence ATGCGCGTCCTGATCTTCGGCACTTACGACGTGGCGGCGCACCCCCGGGTGGGGGTCATCGCTGAGGGGCTGCGGAGTGCGGGTCATGAGGTCCGCGAGTGTAACGCGCCCCTCGGTTTCGATACCGCCGCCCGCGTCAAGATGCTGGCCCAGCCGTGGCGGGTGCCCGCTCTGGGCGTGCGGCTGGCGCGGTGTTGGGCCCGGCTGGCCCGGCAGGCGAGGCGCGGGCCGCGGCCCGACGTCGTGGTGGTCGGGTATCTGGGGCACTTCGACGTGCATCTGGCGCGGCTGCTGTTCGGGCGCCGGCGGGTGGTGCTGGACCACCTCATCGGGGCCGCCGACACCGGGCGGGACCGGCAGGTGAGCCACGGGGTGCGGCAGCCGCTGCTGCGCGCCATCGACGCAGCGGCCCTGGGCGCCGCGCGCGTGGTGGTCGTCGACACCGAGGAGCACCGGGAGACCCTGCCCGCGAAACACCGGGCGCATGCGGTGGTGGTGCCCGTCGGTGCTCCGGACGAGTGGTTCGCGCCGGAGGACGCGCCGAAGCCGGCCGACGGCCCGCTCCGAGTGGTCTTCTACGGCCTGTTCACCCCGCTCCAGGGCGCCGCGACGATCGGCGGCGCCATCGCCCGCCTGGCCGGCCGGCCGGTCGCCTTCACGATGGTCGGCGGCGGCCAGGACAAGGCCGAGACGGTGCGCAACGCCGGCGACGCCGGGAACGTCACCTGGCACGACTGGGTCCCCGCCGCGGAGCTCCCCCGGCTGGTCGCCGAGCACGACGTGTGCCTCGGCATCTTCGGCACCGGGCCGAAGGCGCTGCGCGTGGTGCCGAACAAGGTCTACCAGGGGGCCGCGGCCGGCTGCGCGATCGTCACCTCGGACACCCCGCCGCAGCGCCGCGCCCTGGACGGCGCCGCACGCTACGTGGCGCCCGGCGACGCCGACGCCCTCGCCGACGCGCTGGCCGACCTCGCCGCCGACCCCGGCGAGCTCGCCAAGCTGAAGCACGCTTCGAGCAACGCCGCCCGCGAGCGGTTCACCCCGGCACGCGTGGTCGAACCGCTGCTGGCGAAGCTGGACGAACTGGGCTTCGGAGGCTGA